A genomic region of Trueperaceae bacterium contains the following coding sequences:
- the cysQ gene encoding 3'(2'),5'-bisphosphate nucleotidase CysQ: MDKLANDVVALARRAGEAILEVYETEFDVQEKEDRSPLTEADLASQKIIVAGLRELTPDIPILAEESGELPYEERRSWQRSWLVDPLDGTREFVKRNGEFTVNIALVEGGRPVLGVVHAPVVEVSYWASRGNGARRADGSGEARVAVSRPSGGELRLVMSRSHANEATQRFVRELERQFDVEAVSKGSALKMCLVAAGEAHIYPRLGPTMEWDVAAAQCVVEEAGGELVTFDGRPMRFNRPNLVNEPFLACYGDSERWLGLLRSNSR; this comes from the coding sequence TTGGACAAGCTCGCAAACGACGTAGTGGCGCTGGCCCGGCGGGCCGGCGAGGCGATCCTCGAGGTCTACGAGACCGAGTTCGATGTTCAGGAGAAGGAGGACCGCTCACCGTTGACCGAGGCCGACCTGGCGTCGCAGAAGATCATCGTCGCGGGTCTCCGCGAGCTGACCCCCGACATCCCCATCCTCGCAGAGGAGTCCGGTGAACTGCCGTACGAGGAACGGCGCTCGTGGCAGCGCTCCTGGCTCGTCGACCCGCTCGACGGGACACGGGAGTTCGTCAAACGGAACGGTGAGTTCACCGTCAACATCGCCCTGGTTGAAGGCGGACGGCCGGTCCTGGGCGTTGTCCACGCTCCCGTGGTCGAGGTTTCGTACTGGGCGTCGCGCGGGAACGGCGCCCGGCGTGCCGACGGCTCCGGCGAGGCTCGCGTGGCGGTCTCTCGGCCCTCCGGGGGCGAATTGCGACTGGTGATGAGCCGTTCCCACGCGAACGAGGCAACGCAGAGGTTCGTCCGCGAGCTCGAGCGGCAGTTCGACGTGGAAGCGGTCTCCAAGGGCTCAGCACTCAAGATGTGCCTGGTCGCTGCCGGCGAAGCCCACATCTATCCCCGCTTGGGCCCGACGATGGAGTGGGACGTAGCCGCTGCTCAGTGCGTCGTCGAGGAGGCGGGCGGAGAACTCGTCACCTTCGACGGCCGGCCGATGCGCTTCAACCGGCCGAACCTCGTCAACGAACCGTTCCTGGCCTGTTACGGGGATTCGGAGAGGTGGTTGGGGCTGCTCCGGTCTAACTCCCGGTAG
- a CDS encoding glycosyltransferase family 4 protein, whose amino-acid sequence MRVLELIDRASRGGAEKHTRLFSEELARQGHKVWLVHPGGPYTPDFAASSRHGVNVIELPALRSNLIVAVRLLRSLLAHEDIEVIHSHQYRADLVTALAASGQVLATTIHNFLGKDLPWTRAPFRRALYYPFSRFALSRMNLVIATSSYGAAYVRQFFGIDDERLKIILNSIDPAELSNIRPAEKTRAELELPRDRPLIACAATLEPRKGQTHLLRAIAKVCSEISEQHPVLLLLGEGPQERELTQLAKDLGIEDSVRLLGFRADAKDVIAACDVYIQPSLVDPLPRALLEAMFLRVPVIASNVDGIPDVVTNGRTGHLVPPADYRALALSILRVLRTDSSEVTGRAREFVLQRCTIGSMVRSFLEHVERIPRTTS is encoded by the coding sequence ATGAGAGTCCTCGAACTAATCGATCGCGCAAGCCGGGGAGGCGCGGAGAAGCATACGCGGCTGTTCAGCGAGGAATTAGCCCGTCAAGGGCACAAGGTGTGGCTGGTGCATCCAGGGGGTCCTTACACACCTGATTTTGCGGCGAGCTCCCGTCATGGCGTCAACGTGATTGAACTGCCCGCACTGCGCTCCAATTTGATCGTTGCGGTTCGATTGCTCCGTTCGCTCCTCGCTCACGAGGACATCGAGGTCATACACTCTCATCAGTACAGGGCAGATCTAGTTACTGCGCTAGCCGCTTCCGGGCAGGTGCTTGCGACTACTATCCACAACTTCCTCGGCAAGGACCTTCCTTGGACGCGTGCCCCCTTCAGGCGTGCTCTCTATTATCCATTCAGCAGATTCGCACTCTCCAGGATGAATCTTGTCATCGCAACTTCCTCTTACGGAGCGGCATACGTTCGTCAGTTCTTTGGAATAGACGATGAACGCTTGAAGATTATCCTCAACTCTATCGACCCTGCCGAACTGAGTAATATCAGGCCCGCCGAGAAAACGCGAGCAGAATTGGAACTGCCTCGGGATCGACCACTAATAGCCTGCGCCGCAACTCTCGAGCCGCGCAAAGGGCAAACACACCTCCTTCGCGCCATAGCGAAGGTGTGTAGCGAAATCAGTGAACAGCACCCTGTCCTGCTCCTCCTTGGTGAAGGGCCTCAAGAACGTGAACTCACTCAACTCGCAAAAGACCTTGGGATCGAAGACTCCGTCAGACTGCTGGGATTTCGCGCGGATGCGAAGGACGTCATCGCTGCATGCGATGTCTACATACAGCCATCGCTCGTCGATCCTCTTCCCAGAGCACTACTCGAGGCGATGTTCCTTCGCGTACCGGTCATAGCCTCCAACGTGGATGGTATCCCTGACGTAGTCACCAATGGTCGTACAGGACATCTCGTTCCACCTGCAGATTACAGGGCGCTCGCGCTTTCGATCTTGCGCGTCCTTCGAACGGACTCCAGTGAAGTAACCGGGCGAGCCCGAGAGTTCGTGCTGCAGAGATGTACAATCGGTTCAATGGTCCGCTCCTTTCTTGAGCACGTGGAAAGAATTCCTCGAACTACGAGCTGA
- a CDS encoding acetyltransferase, which produces MKVYVFGAGGHAKLIIQTLNLLGYELAGALDDDPESEGKVLLNTRVIGPFAQAEGIDGGAAILAFGDNSARKSVSERYPHLEWISLVHPRAFVDDTAKLGQGTFVSAGAVIEPDTVVGAHCIVNSGATVAHDAEIGDFCHVGPGCNLAGWVRVGDGCSLGVGSAVRDRIGIGRWSEVGAGAVVVRDVPDCSTVVGVPARVIRKSSFCE; this is translated from the coding sequence ATGAAGGTTTACGTGTTCGGCGCCGGGGGCCACGCAAAGCTCATAATTCAGACGCTCAACCTTTTGGGTTACGAGCTTGCCGGGGCGCTAGATGACGATCCCGAATCTGAAGGCAAAGTACTACTCAATACCAGAGTCATCGGACCGTTCGCACAGGCCGAAGGAATCGACGGAGGAGCGGCAATCCTCGCTTTCGGGGACAACAGCGCGAGGAAATCAGTTTCGGAACGATATCCGCATCTCGAATGGATAAGCCTCGTGCATCCGAGGGCTTTCGTCGACGACACCGCCAAGCTCGGGCAAGGAACTTTCGTTTCAGCCGGAGCAGTGATTGAGCCAGACACAGTAGTTGGTGCTCATTGCATCGTCAATTCCGGGGCAACGGTTGCACACGACGCGGAGATCGGCGACTTCTGCCATGTCGGTCCAGGGTGCAATCTTGCGGGCTGGGTTAGAGTGGGGGACGGTTGCTCGTTGGGAGTAGGTTCAGCCGTTCGGGATCGAATCGGAATAGGGCGATGGTCGGAGGTTGGGGCAGGCGCGGTCGTTGTCAGAGACGTTCCTGATTGTTCCACTGTCGTCGGAGTTCCGGCACGCGTCATAAGAAAGAGCAGCTTCTGTGAATGA
- a CDS encoding lipopolysaccharide biosynthesis protein, which yields MNRKIAFGVLWNLATLMLGRGASIIFTLFLARLLAPEAFGLIAMTAVIFEVADVLIQSGLGHALIRSRNVSHADLSTVFLTNIGLSIIAYGAQYFLAPQIAAFYGEPELTPLVRVAGLIVLLNAFKVVQTAIFRRELNFKPELIATSTGALISGVGALCLAYFGAGVWSLVAQLLLAAAASSAVLWTVSDWRPSLIFNPASFNRLFGFGSQLALEGVIEVVYQNSYIFVVGRLFSAELTGLYFFARKIIQLVSHQLSRAVEQAIYPALAPLQDDNSTLREKYRQIVHLTLFTMAPVMSLMAVLADPLFSLLFGDRWGGAVLYVQLLAIVGALHPLHALNVNVLNLKGRSDLVVQSGLLKKGMGFAILFATMPFGLTAIVAGQALGSILSLVPNMLYTYRLIEYRPAVQITEASKPLAAALLAGGASYSTRLLASDLSPLVQLLSAGSLGLLVYLVGCAAVGAEGYRLTMQRAAAALRLRYSSENR from the coding sequence GTGAATCGGAAGATCGCGTTCGGGGTTCTCTGGAACCTGGCGACTCTGATGCTGGGAAGAGGTGCCTCTATCATCTTCACCCTCTTCCTCGCTCGGCTCCTGGCGCCGGAAGCATTCGGACTGATCGCCATGACAGCCGTAATCTTCGAAGTTGCCGACGTACTGATCCAGTCCGGCCTCGGGCACGCATTGATCCGAAGTAGGAATGTGTCGCACGCCGACCTCAGCACAGTATTCCTAACAAACATCGGTTTAAGCATCATCGCGTATGGTGCCCAATACTTTCTCGCACCGCAGATCGCTGCCTTTTATGGCGAGCCGGAACTTACGCCCCTCGTACGCGTGGCTGGCCTAATAGTACTTTTGAACGCGTTCAAGGTCGTCCAGACAGCGATCTTTCGCAGGGAGCTTAATTTCAAGCCGGAGCTGATTGCAACGTCCACAGGCGCGCTCATTTCCGGCGTCGGTGCTCTATGCCTGGCGTACTTCGGGGCGGGGGTCTGGAGTTTAGTAGCGCAACTCCTTTTAGCCGCGGCCGCATCGTCAGCGGTACTGTGGACAGTCAGTGACTGGCGCCCGTCCCTCATTTTCAATCCGGCGTCGTTCAATCGGCTTTTCGGATTCGGATCTCAACTTGCCCTCGAGGGTGTCATCGAGGTTGTGTACCAGAATTCGTACATCTTTGTAGTCGGGCGGCTCTTCAGCGCCGAGTTGACCGGCCTCTACTTCTTTGCCCGAAAGATTATCCAGCTGGTCTCGCATCAACTGAGTCGAGCAGTGGAGCAGGCTATATACCCGGCGCTTGCGCCGCTCCAGGATGACAACTCGACATTACGAGAGAAATACAGGCAAATCGTCCACCTGACTCTATTTACGATGGCCCCCGTAATGTCGCTGATGGCAGTACTCGCCGACCCGCTTTTCTCCCTCCTATTCGGAGACCGATGGGGTGGAGCCGTTCTATATGTTCAGTTGCTGGCAATAGTCGGAGCGCTCCATCCGCTCCACGCCTTGAACGTCAATGTACTAAACCTAAAAGGACGTTCAGATCTGGTCGTTCAAAGCGGTCTATTGAAGAAGGGCATGGGTTTCGCGATACTGTTCGCAACAATGCCGTTCGGGCTAACCGCGATAGTTGCCGGGCAAGCTCTGGGGTCGATTCTTTCGCTTGTTCCCAACATGCTCTACACTTACCGGTTGATTGAATATCGGCCCGCGGTCCAGATTACCGAAGCGTCGAAACCACTGGCGGCAGCGCTGCTAGCTGGCGGAGCGTCATACTCTACTCGCCTTCTTGCATCAGATTTGAGTCCACTAGTCCAACTGCTCTCCGCTGGTAGTCTCGGACTGTTGGTTTACCTCGTCGGCTGCGCCGCAGTCGGTGCTGAGGGCTATCGCCTCACGATGCAACGAGCTGCCGCAGCTCTGAGACTTCGATATAGTTCCGAAAATCGGTAA
- a CDS encoding O-antigen ligase family protein: MSTWKEFLELRAENLSPPAREEQKQAALGPPGPSFDSPLNTRIQRAMNSHASRNLLAQLFLYLAILCSSFDIFLVIEVGMTIRATYILLVPTVLIALSLVITRRRVVIPLGLGLLLAWTAFVILFVPRSGLHLRGIAYAALLVYFVAALSAIVQVIRSVNQLSRLVRFYLLSFALVGLFGIVQFLLPLVGLPGILVQQWWINDSLPRSNGFSFEPSYFATYLLPGWVLMAFLLQTQSRLIQRRWQLYLLFTIVTIAMVVSSSRMGLAMMGVYFVYFPVKVFWGAVRGRAYSRPIAYSAVGIAGVAALLILIFATGTEKLFLEGTGFAGTTSHSTEIRLNDLEDTLSVFAQSPLLGYSLGGVAPAIASYRGNSADTLSEVQRHEGMSIFAEVLAASGIIGFLPFLAYMLLLAIAPLRLAASVFDREQRLILIGLTVAFIFQLVLLQLNQNVLRPYFWIHIAILSAAYSVARANLNRRVAAT; the protein is encoded by the coding sequence TTGAGCACGTGGAAAGAATTCCTCGAACTACGAGCTGAGAATTTGAGCCCCCCAGCAAGAGAGGAACAGAAACAGGCAGCGCTCGGGCCGCCCGGGCCTTCTTTCGACTCCCCGCTGAACACTCGAATCCAAAGGGCAATGAATTCGCACGCAAGTCGGAACCTCTTGGCGCAGCTTTTCCTCTACCTGGCCATACTTTGTTCCTCGTTCGACATATTCCTTGTTATCGAAGTCGGGATGACGATCAGAGCAACTTACATCCTCCTGGTCCCAACTGTGTTGATTGCCTTGTCGCTCGTGATCACTCGCAGGCGTGTCGTCATCCCATTGGGGCTCGGACTGCTTCTAGCCTGGACGGCTTTCGTAATTCTGTTCGTCCCACGCTCCGGCCTTCACCTGCGCGGGATTGCGTACGCTGCCCTACTGGTATATTTCGTAGCAGCACTATCGGCAATTGTTCAGGTCATTCGATCAGTTAATCAGCTTTCCAGGCTCGTTAGATTCTATCTGTTATCGTTCGCGCTAGTCGGACTGTTCGGTATTGTCCAGTTCCTACTACCTCTCGTAGGGCTGCCTGGAATTCTGGTTCAGCAGTGGTGGATCAACGACTCACTCCCCAGGTCGAACGGCTTCTCTTTCGAACCGTCCTACTTCGCGACCTACCTCCTGCCTGGGTGGGTGCTCATGGCCTTCCTTCTTCAGACCCAGAGTCGCCTGATACAACGGCGATGGCAGCTATATTTGCTATTTACTATCGTCACGATTGCCATGGTCGTGTCCTCTTCCAGGATGGGACTGGCAATGATGGGCGTCTATTTCGTCTACTTCCCGGTCAAAGTTTTCTGGGGTGCGGTTCGCGGTAGGGCTTACAGTAGACCTATTGCATATTCTGCTGTTGGCATCGCGGGAGTGGCTGCTCTTCTGATACTCATCTTTGCGACCGGTACTGAGAAACTGTTCCTCGAAGGGACGGGCTTTGCCGGAACGACGAGCCATTCGACTGAAATCAGGCTGAACGACTTAGAGGACACGCTCTCCGTCTTCGCTCAAAGCCCACTCCTCGGTTATAGCCTTGGTGGAGTAGCACCGGCTATCGCAAGTTACCGTGGGAACTCGGCGGATACCCTTTCAGAGGTGCAGCGGCACGAGGGAATGTCGATATTCGCCGAGGTTCTGGCTGCCAGTGGGATTATCGGATTCCTGCCTTTCCTGGCATATATGTTGCTGCTAGCTATCGCACCGCTACGACTGGCTGCTTCTGTATTTGATCGCGAGCAGCGGCTAATTCTCATCGGTCTAACTGTTGCCTTCATCTTCCAACTCGTCCTACTTCAACTTAATCAAAACGTCCTCCGACCGTATTTCTGGATTCATATAGCGATACTGTCCGCGGCATATTCAGTCGCCCGCGCTAACCTGAACCGCAGGGTGGCAGCAACATGA
- the cysC gene encoding adenylyl-sulfate kinase, producing MSVKIADEIEAQSSATTIEKTVEEKATNITWHEHGVTKAERAHRKGQKPCILWFTGFSGSGKSTIANAVEVKLAEMGYHTYLLDGDNIRHGLNKDLGFSAEDRTENIRRIGEAAKLFVDAGIIVLTAFISPFRSDRQMVRDIVEENEFLEIFVDTPLDVCEDRDPKGLYAKARRGEIRDFTGIDSPYEPPVKPEVHLYPARESVEQSVDRIVNGLEERGVLPTRY from the coding sequence GTGAGCGTCAAGATCGCCGACGAGATCGAAGCACAGTCCTCGGCCACCACGATCGAGAAGACGGTCGAGGAGAAGGCCACCAACATCACCTGGCACGAGCACGGCGTCACTAAGGCCGAGCGTGCCCACCGCAAGGGGCAGAAGCCGTGCATCCTCTGGTTCACCGGCTTCTCCGGCAGCGGCAAGAGCACCATCGCCAACGCGGTCGAGGTCAAGCTGGCCGAGATGGGCTACCACACCTATCTGCTCGACGGTGACAACATCCGCCACGGCCTCAACAAGGACCTGGGATTCAGTGCCGAGGACCGCACCGAGAACATACGCCGCATCGGCGAGGCCGCCAAGCTCTTCGTCGACGCCGGCATCATCGTGCTGACGGCGTTCATCAGCCCCTTCCGCAGCGACCGGCAGATGGTGCGCGACATCGTCGAGGAGAACGAGTTCCTCGAGATCTTCGTCGACACCCCGCTCGACGTGTGCGAGGACCGGGATCCGAAGGGCCTCTACGCCAAGGCACGGCGTGGGGAGATCCGGGACTTCACGGGGATCGACAGCCCGTACGAGCCGCCGGTGAAGCCCGAAGTGCACCTCTACCCTGCGCGGGAGAGCGTGGAGCAGAGTGTGGATAGGATCGTGAATGGGTTGGAGGAGCGGGGGGTTTTGCCGACCAGATACTAA
- the sat gene encoding sulfate adenylyltransferase, whose product MQSPSTAPHGGVLIDRFAPEDKTHSFRERASRLPVLRLSARSLADVRCLATGIYSPLEGFVDEKTYDSVVETMRLPNGLAWSIPITLQVNEEQAAHVSRGSEVALADSTGRVIALLEVTDVYRPDQQREAERVYGTTELAHPGVKAMREAGNVYLAGPITVIDDLPEERFPELSLTPAQTRELFAERGWQTVVAFQTRNPIHRAHEYLTKTALEMVDGLFINPLVGQTKGDDVPAEVRVRCYLAMMEHYYPADRVMLGTYPAAMRYAGPREAVLHAVSRINYGCTHFIIGRDHAGVGNYYGTYEAQQLISQFSRDELDIQILKFEHAFYCKKSKQMATTKTTVSGPEDRIFLSGTKVREMLSRGEMPPEEFSRPEVAQILIEAYRQAAEREEKVGASK is encoded by the coding sequence ATGCAGTCACCTTCAACCGCGCCCCACGGTGGCGTTCTCATCGATCGATTCGCACCCGAGGACAAGACCCACTCCTTCCGCGAACGTGCCTCTCGCCTACCCGTACTGCGCCTCTCGGCGCGCTCGCTCGCCGACGTCCGCTGCCTAGCCACGGGTATCTACAGCCCTCTCGAAGGCTTCGTGGACGAGAAGACGTACGATTCGGTCGTCGAAACGATGCGCCTGCCGAACGGCCTCGCATGGTCGATACCGATCACTCTGCAGGTGAACGAGGAGCAGGCGGCGCATGTTTCGCGCGGCAGCGAGGTGGCCCTGGCAGACTCGACTGGCCGAGTGATCGCCCTGCTCGAGGTGACCGACGTGTACCGGCCCGACCAGCAGAGAGAAGCCGAACGGGTCTACGGCACGACCGAGTTGGCCCACCCCGGCGTGAAGGCGATGCGCGAGGCCGGCAACGTCTACCTGGCCGGACCGATCACCGTGATCGACGACCTGCCCGAGGAGCGCTTCCCCGAACTGAGCCTCACACCGGCGCAGACCCGCGAGCTGTTCGCGGAGCGGGGCTGGCAAACGGTGGTCGCATTCCAGACCAGGAACCCGATCCACCGGGCGCACGAGTACCTCACCAAGACGGCGCTCGAGATGGTCGACGGCCTCTTCATCAACCCCCTCGTGGGCCAGACCAAGGGGGACGACGTCCCGGCCGAGGTGCGCGTGCGCTGCTACCTCGCCATGATGGAGCATTACTACCCCGCCGATCGCGTCATGCTGGGCACTTACCCAGCGGCTATGCGCTATGCCGGTCCTCGCGAAGCGGTGCTGCACGCCGTCAGCCGCATCAACTACGGCTGCACTCACTTCATCATCGGACGAGACCACGCCGGGGTGGGCAACTACTACGGCACCTACGAAGCCCAGCAACTGATCAGCCAGTTCAGTCGTGACGAGCTGGACATCCAGATCCTCAAGTTCGAACACGCCTTCTACTGCAAGAAGAGCAAGCAGATGGCCACGACCAAGACCACGGTCAGCGGCCCCGAGGATCGGATCTTCCTCTCCGGGACCAAGGTGCGTGAGATGCTTTCGCGCGGTGAGATGCCGCCCGAGGAGTTCAGCCGGCCGGAAGTCGCCCAGATCCTCATCGAGGCGTACCGCCAGGCCGCGGAGCGTGAAGAGAAGGTAGGAGCGAGCAAGTGA
- a CDS encoding glycosyltransferase, with protein sequence MDETESELVGKNLGQAQQRSSAQRNVSVCAVTVTYGDRLAKVQPVIARLESMRSAGSPLNEIIVVDNGSADATRNYLRELAIAGRVSVISIGYNAGSAAGFTAGLEAAVKSNCNHAWLLDDDNLPEPDALMAILTQVEKSSSPAAYLSLRIDREEYSRFASTRSPVDAFEWPDSFLGFAWQRTFTKVPRSPQQFTARSTCTVPIPYGPYGGLFLPTELIPVIGLPRTDYHLYGDDHEFTYRLSRLQIPLLLVPSSRVQDLESSWNMGKKKEVREKEFFISPLVLLSSDPNLRRRLYYSVRNRVHFESHFRVANRFCYLFNASVKLLVVYSLALLACGLRLDLTPLRNTAILAQAVRDGLESRLGKTGR encoded by the coding sequence ATGGACGAGACGGAGTCGGAGTTGGTAGGGAAAAATCTTGGTCAAGCGCAACAGAGATCGAGCGCACAGAGGAATGTTAGTGTCTGCGCCGTAACAGTAACCTACGGGGACCGGCTGGCAAAAGTTCAGCCGGTAATCGCACGGCTTGAATCAATGCGGTCTGCAGGCTCGCCATTGAATGAGATAATCGTGGTCGACAACGGCTCTGCTGATGCCACGCGTAACTATCTACGGGAGCTTGCAATCGCAGGCAGAGTAAGTGTGATCAGCATTGGCTATAATGCCGGTTCGGCTGCTGGCTTTACAGCTGGGCTCGAAGCGGCCGTGAAGTCGAACTGCAATCACGCGTGGTTACTGGATGACGACAATTTGCCGGAACCGGATGCTCTCATGGCAATCCTGACTCAGGTAGAGAAGTCTTCTTCGCCAGCCGCCTACCTTTCACTGCGAATCGACCGCGAAGAGTACAGCCGTTTCGCAAGCACTAGATCCCCCGTGGACGCCTTCGAATGGCCCGACAGCTTCCTTGGCTTCGCATGGCAACGCACCTTCACCAAAGTGCCGCGGAGTCCGCAACAATTCACAGCCCGATCGACGTGTACTGTTCCCATTCCGTACGGACCTTACGGCGGCCTATTCCTGCCAACTGAACTGATACCCGTCATCGGACTCCCGCGCACTGACTATCACCTGTACGGAGACGACCACGAGTTTACTTATCGACTTAGCCGGCTTCAGATCCCCCTGCTCCTCGTGCCCAGCAGCAGGGTGCAAGATCTGGAGAGTTCCTGGAATATGGGAAAGAAAAAAGAGGTGCGCGAGAAGGAGTTCTTCATCTCTCCCCTGGTTCTCCTGTCTTCGGATCCAAACTTGCGCCGGAGACTCTACTATTCAGTCCGCAACCGAGTTCACTTCGAGTCGCATTTTAGGGTCGCCAACCGCTTTTGCTATCTCTTCAACGCGTCAGTCAAGCTTCTTGTCGTGTATTCACTTGCACTACTCGCATGCGGCCTTCGTCTCGACCTAACGCCTTTAAGGAACACCGCTATCCTCGCCCAGGCGGTAAGGGATGGGCTCGAAAGCCGCCTGGGAAAGACGGGCAGGTGA
- a CDS encoding glycosyltransferase family 2 protein has protein sequence MVVTFNPRESLFLNMRLLSAETNRIILIDNGSTGQSMDVIELAQTIPQLELIRLPENQGLATALNMGIKAAIQQGFEWIATFDQDSAVTPNYFKGLLRAFESCPNTELVASISPRYMDEVSGTVTSFATRCHADTYCFVKASRTSGTLYRASIFGKVGFFRDDFFIDCIDVEYFLRCRAAGFYALEAPHVRLVHNLGQTASHRLWFLDRTVTVTHHSCLRRYYMTRNRITVYRRYVSFDPLWVWNDLLGTLKQMVKIVLFEDLVLCKLLATFQGLIDGILGKAGPKHRAGKSNRACT, from the coding sequence GTGGTGGTCACCTTCAATCCACGAGAGTCCCTGTTTCTAAACATGCGGCTATTGAGTGCCGAGACCAATCGAATCATACTGATCGACAACGGTTCAACGGGACAATCGATGGACGTCATTGAACTGGCTCAAACAATTCCCCAGCTTGAGCTTATACGCCTTCCGGAGAATCAGGGCCTGGCCACGGCGTTGAATATGGGGATAAAGGCAGCAATACAGCAAGGTTTCGAGTGGATAGCCACCTTCGATCAGGATAGCGCTGTCACTCCAAATTACTTCAAGGGGCTGCTGAGGGCATTCGAATCCTGCCCAAACACGGAACTTGTCGCCTCAATCTCTCCACGTTACATGGACGAAGTCAGCGGAACCGTTACCTCGTTTGCGACGAGATGCCACGCCGACACCTACTGTTTCGTTAAGGCGAGTCGAACATCGGGAACGCTTTATCGAGCGAGCATATTCGGAAAGGTTGGCTTTTTCCGGGATGATTTCTTCATCGACTGTATAGACGTCGAGTATTTTCTACGTTGTCGGGCGGCCGGATTCTACGCCCTGGAAGCGCCTCACGTCAGACTCGTGCACAATCTTGGCCAGACCGCGTCCCACCGCTTGTGGTTCCTAGACAGGACAGTCACAGTAACCCATCACAGTTGCTTGCGAAGGTATTACATGACACGCAACCGAATAACCGTCTACCGGCGATACGTGTCCTTCGATCCCCTATGGGTATGGAACGATTTGCTGGGAACACTGAAACAAATGGTCAAAATAGTACTCTTTGAGGATTTGGTTTTGTGCAAACTACTTGCTACTTTCCAGGGTCTGATTGACGGGATACTTGGAAAAGCCGGACCAAAACACCGGGCTGGGAAGTCCAACAGGGCTTGCACCTGA
- a CDS encoding DegT/DnrJ/EryC1/StrS family aminotransferase, with protein sequence MIPVTRPYLPERERLDRRIDGIFERQWLTNNGELVQELTKRLEGYLGVENLLLVSNGTLALQIAYRALGLSQSVGSGPPEAITTPFTFVATASSLKWEGIEPVFTDIDPYTWCLAPNLVEAAVTSRTRAIVPVHVFGNACDVEKIDDIGRRLGLKVVYDAAHAFGVNHNGRSLLDYGDASILSFHATKLFHTIEGGAIVFRRKEDFVLAKKLINFGITGPESIEGLGINAKMNEFQAAMGLCVLEEIDTNLNGRRIIWEEYVRALGDRYQLQQRDTSSNSNYAYVPLLLPNESDVITAQEILRARGIETRRYFYPSLDTVEYLPLSLAATHSADVSRRVLCLPIYFGMPIDVVSVVVDVLDRVSAT encoded by the coding sequence GTGATCCCTGTGACCAGACCGTACCTGCCGGAAAGGGAAAGGCTGGACCGCCGCATCGACGGCATATTTGAGCGACAGTGGCTGACCAATAACGGTGAGCTAGTACAGGAACTCACGAAGCGCTTGGAAGGGTACCTGGGTGTAGAGAACCTCCTCCTCGTAAGTAATGGCACTCTAGCCCTGCAGATCGCTTACCGCGCTTTGGGCCTCAGCCAAAGCGTAGGGTCCGGGCCGCCAGAAGCAATTACCACCCCGTTCACGTTTGTCGCCACCGCAAGCTCACTGAAGTGGGAGGGAATCGAACCAGTATTTACTGACATCGACCCCTACACCTGGTGCCTTGCCCCGAATCTCGTTGAAGCCGCCGTCACATCAAGGACGAGAGCTATTGTCCCCGTTCATGTTTTCGGCAACGCATGCGACGTCGAAAAAATCGACGATATTGGACGTAGGCTTGGCCTGAAAGTAGTTTATGACGCGGCTCACGCTTTCGGCGTCAACCACAACGGTCGAAGCCTACTCGATTACGGTGATGCATCGATTCTTAGCTTTCATGCCACCAAGCTATTCCACACAATCGAGGGTGGAGCGATTGTCTTTCGGCGTAAGGAAGACTTCGTCTTGGCCAAGAAGCTTATCAATTTCGGCATTACCGGCCCCGAGAGCATCGAGGGCCTGGGCATCAACGCTAAGATGAACGAATTCCAGGCGGCGATGGGCCTGTGCGTACTCGAGGAAATCGACACCAACCTCAATGGCCGAAGGATCATTTGGGAGGAGTATGTACGGGCCCTCGGCGACAGATACCAGTTGCAGCAAAGAGACACCAGCAGCAACAGCAATTACGCCTATGTGCCCCTTCTCCTTCCGAACGAGTCTGATGTGATAACCGCTCAGGAGATACTCAGGGCAAGAGGGATCGAGACAAGGCGGTACTTTTACCCATCCCTTGACACTGTCGAATATCTCCCACTGTCCCTCGCCGCAACTCACTCCGCCGATGTCTCTCGTCGTGTCCTTTGCCTGCCCATTTACTTTGGCATGCCGATTGACGTTGTATCAGTGGTCGTTGATGTGCTTGACCGGGTGTCCGCAACCTGA